The genomic region GACGGCGAGGTCGGCCGCGTTGACCGCCTGGGAGACCTCCGGGATCAGCGGGCCGGAATTGCCGATGCATGTGGTGCATCCGTAGCCGACCAGGGCGAAGCCGAGCTTGTCCAGGTATGGGGTCAGGCCGGCCCGGTCGTAGTAGTCCATGACGACCTTCGAGCCGGGCGCGAGCGAGGTCTTGACCCACGGCCGGCTGGTCAGTCCCTTCTCGACCGCCTTCTTGGCAAGCAGCGCCGCGGCGATCATCACGGACGGGTTCGACGTGTTCGTGCACGACGTGATGGCGGCGATGACCACCGATCCGTGGTCGATCTCGGTCTCGGTGCCGTCGGCGAGCCGGACCGCCGTCGGGGCGAGCGCGCGCTCGCCGCCGGCCGCCGCCGGCTGGTGCTCGGCGGGGGCGTCGGTCGCCTTGTCGGCCCGAACCGCCGGTGAGTCGCTGGCCGGGAAGGATTCGCTGGAGCCCTCGTCGAGCCCGCCGTTGACCAGCGCCGACGGGACGAAGTCGACGATCGCCCGCCGGAAGCTCGCCTTGGCCTCGGTCAGCGGGACCCGGTCCTGGGGCCGCTTGGGGCCGGCCAGGGAGGGCACGACCGTGCCCAGGTCGAGCTCGAGGGTTTCGGAGAAGTCCGGGGTCGCGTCCGGGTCGTGCCAGAGCCCCTGCTCCCTGGCGTAGGCCTCGACCAGCCGGACCAGTGCGTCCGGCCGTCCGGTGAGCCGCAGGTAGCTGAGGGTCTCGGCGTCGATCGGGAAGATGGCGCAGGTGGAGCCGTACTCCGGGCTCATGTTGCCGATCGTCGCGCGGTTGGCGAGCGGCACGTTCCCGACTCCCGGCCCGTAGAACTCGACGAACTTGCCGACCACCTTGTGCCGCCGCAGCAGCTCGGTGATCGTGAGCACGAGGTCCGTTGCGGTGGCCCCTTCGGGCAGCTCACCGGCGAGCCGGAACCCGACCACCGTGGGGATGAGCATGGACACCGGCTGTCCGAGCATCGCGGCTTCCGCCTCGATCCCGCCGACCCCCCAGCCGAGGACGCCGAGCCCGTTGACCATGGTCGTGTGCGAATCGGTTCCGACCAGGGTGTCCGGGTAGGCGACGCCCTCGCTGGTGAACACGACCCGAGCGAGGTATTCGAGATTCACCTGGTGCACGATCCCGGTGTCCGGCGGGACGACCTTGAAGTTGGTGAACGCCTGCTGCCCCCAGCGGAGGAACTCGTAGCGCTCGCGGTTTCGGGTGAACTCGATTTCGGCGTTGCGCTGGAACGAGTCCGGTGACCCGAACAGCTCGGCGATCACCGAGTGGTCGATGACCAGCTCGGCCGGCGCCAACGGGTTGATCTTCTTGGCGTCCCCCCCGAGCGCGGTGGTGGCCTCGCGCATGGCGGCCAGGTCCACGACGCAGGGGACTCCGGTGAAGTCCTGCATGAGCACCCGCGCCGGCGTGTACTGGATCTCCGTCGCCGGCTCGGCGGCGGGGTCCCAACCGGCCAGCGCCTCGACCTGGGCCGCGGTCACCAGGTGGCCGTCCTCCCGGCGGAGCAGGTTCTCCAGCAGGATCTTGAGCGAGTACGGCAACCGCTCGCTGCCCGCCATCGCGTCCAGGCGGAAGATCTGGTAGCTGTCCTCGCCGACCCTGAGGTCCGCGCGCGCCGAGAAGCTGTTCGAGCTCATGCCGGGTTCCTCTTTCGCTCGGTCGGTCGGGTCCGGACGGTGTCCTCGACGAGGTCGAGCACGCTGTCGAGTTGTTGGGGGGACAGGCCGGCGGCGAGATGGGCGACCAGTCCGTCGTGGACGAGCGACAGGAAATTCACCAGAACGTGTACCGGGACGTCGGGGCGGACGATCCCGGCGGCTCGCTGTCGGATCAACCTGGTCCGGGTCGCGGCCGCAACCGTACGCAGATGCTTCTCCCAGCGCCGGCGGAACCGGGGGTCGGTGCGCAGCCGGCGCGACACCTCGAGTTGCACCCCGAGCCATCCGGCGTCGCGGGTCCGCAG from Mycobacteriales bacterium harbors:
- a CDS encoding aconitate hydratase, whose translation is MSSNSFSARADLRVGEDSYQIFRLDAMAGSERLPYSLKILLENLLRREDGHLVTAAQVEALAGWDPAAEPATEIQYTPARVLMQDFTGVPCVVDLAAMREATTALGGDAKKINPLAPAELVIDHSVIAELFGSPDSFQRNAEIEFTRNRERYEFLRWGQQAFTNFKVVPPDTGIVHQVNLEYLARVVFTSEGVAYPDTLVGTDSHTTMVNGLGVLGWGVGGIEAEAAMLGQPVSMLIPTVVGFRLAGELPEGATATDLVLTITELLRRHKVVGKFVEFYGPGVGNVPLANRATIGNMSPEYGSTCAIFPIDAETLSYLRLTGRPDALVRLVEAYAREQGLWHDPDATPDFSETLELDLGTVVPSLAGPKRPQDRVPLTEAKASFRRAIVDFVPSALVNGGLDEGSSESFPASDSPAVRADKATDAPAEHQPAAAGGERALAPTAVRLADGTETEIDHGSVVIAAITSCTNTSNPSVMIAAALLAKKAVEKGLTSRPWVKTSLAPGSKVVMDYYDRAGLTPYLDKLGFALVGYGCTTCIGNSGPLIPEVSQAVNAADLAVVSVLSGNRNFEGRINPDVKMNYLASPPLVVAYALAGSMDVDLTRDPIGTGSDGTPVFLKDIWPSTREIDEVVGQAIASSMFTDGYAGVFSGDANWQAIEVPSGDAFAWQPDSTYVRRPPYFDGMAREPEPIRDITGARVLAVLGDSVTTDHISPAGSIKRDSPAGRYLVEHGVEPRDFNSYGSRRGNHEVMIRGTFANIRLRNQLAPGTEGGVTRHLPDGEQMSIYEAATRYADEGVPLVVLAGVEYGSGSSRDWAAKGTALLGVRAVLATSYERIHRSNLIGMGVLPLQFREGEDRESLGLTGEEEYSVTGLEGAEQIPREVTVRADGVEFRAIVRIDTPGEAAYYQHGGIMQYVLRSLM
- a CDS encoding helix-turn-helix domain-containing protein — translated: MPRVSPERLAATRRQILDGARLAFARHGYEGATVRLLEQSTGLSRGAIFHHFADKDALFLELARDDAEEMAAVVAEHGLVQVMRDLRTRDAGWLGVQLEVSRRLRTDPRFRRRWEKHLRTVAAATRTRLIRQRAAGIVRPDVPVHVLVNFLSLVHDGLVAHLAAGLSPQQLDSVLDLVEDTVRTRPTERKRNPA